GCTGATCGGGAATGACTGGCACGACAGCACGTAGCCGGCGGCCACTTCGTAATCCTCGAGGGCGTGGTTGCTGTCCATCTCCACTTCGCCTTCGATCACCTTGCATTTGCAGGTGGAGCACACCCCGGCGCGGCACGAATAGGGCAGTTCGGCGCCCTGGGCGTTGCCGGCGTCGAGGATGCTCTGGCTGTTGCGCGGCAGGTCGAAGGCCAGGGCGCGACCGTCGCTGATCACGGTGACCTGGCTGACCGCCGCGTCATGCTGGCGTGCCGCTTCGCGCGCCTCGCGCCGCTGTTGGTTGCCAGCGGCGGCGAATAGCTCGAAATGAATACGCTCGGCGGCCATGCCGTGGGCCTTGAGGCTGTCGCGCACGGTTTCGGTCATCTCCTGCGGGCCGCAGATGAAGGCGGCGTCCAGCGCCTGGACGTCGAGCCAGCGAGAGAACAGCCGGGCGCATTTTTCGCTGTCGATCCGCCCGTTGTAGAGGTCGACGTCCTGCTGTTCGCGGCTGAACACGAAGATCAGGTTCAGGCGTTGCAGGTAGCGGTTTTTCAAGTCCTCCAGCTGCTCGCGAAACAGCGCGGCGGAGCTTGCGCGGTTGCCGTACAGCAGGGTGAAGCGGCTGTGGGGCTCGGTTTCCAGGGTGCTCTTGATGATCGACAGGATCGGCGTGATGCCGCTGCCGGCCGCCACCGCCAGGTACTGGCCATGGCGCGCAGGGTCGAGTTCGACATGAAAGTGCCCGGCGGGGGGCATCACGTCCAGGCAGTGGCCGGGCTCCAGGCGTTCATTGGCGAACGCGGAAAAACGCCCGCCGGCCACGCGCTTGACGGCAATGCGCAGTTCACCGTCGTTGATCCCGGTGCAGATCGAATAGGAGCGGCGAACTTCCTCGCCATCCAGCTGGGTACGCATCACCAGGTGCTGGCCCTGGGTGAAATGGAAGCTGTCTTGCAGGTGCTGCGGAATCTCGAAGGCGATGGATACCGCGTCGCGGGTTTCGCTGCGCACATCCTTGATGGTCAGGCGGTGGAATTTGCTCATGATGGTTCTCCCACGGGTACGGCGTCAGATGCACTTGAAATAGTCGAACGGTTCCAGGCAGTCCCGGCAGCGATGCAACGCCTTGCAGGCGGTCGAGCCGAATTCGCTGATCTGTTCGGTGTGGGCGCTGCCGCATTGCGGGCAGCGGATGTCGGCGCTGTCGCCCATCAGGCTGCGCTTGCCGCGACTGCCCGCGGGCGGGGCGATGCCGTAGGCCCGCAGTCGTTCGTGGCCGCCGTCGGTGATCCAGTCGGTGCTCCAGGCTGGGGTCAGCCGGCGCTGCAGCCGGGGCGCGGAAAACCCGGCGATCTCAAGGGCGGCGCGGATGTCGCCCTCGATCACTTCGGTGGCCGGGCAGCCGGAATAGGTCGGGGTGACCACCACCTGCAGGTGGCCGTCGTGCCAGCCGAGGTCACGGACGATACCCAGGTCGACCACGCTGACTACCGGCACCTCCGGGTCCATGACTGTACCCAGCACGCTCCAGGCCGCCTCCAGGTCGCCCGGCCGCAGGGCGCGGGCGCCGCGGTCGCTGGAAATCAGCTCACCAGGTCGCATCGGGGTAGGCTCGGGGCAGCGCCTGCATTTCCGCCAGCAGAATGCCCAGGTGTTCGCTGTGCAGGCCGCGACGGGCGTCCAGGTAGAAATGGCTGGGGGGCGGTGGCAGGGGCAGGGTGGCGCGGGCGAAGACCTGCGCCACCGTGGCCTGCCAGGCACTGGCGACCTGCACGGGGTCGGCGCTGATACCGGCGTAGTGCAGGTGGTTGTCGGCTTCGTCGCAGGTGCTCAGTTCGACAGTGAAGCGCCAGAGCTGGGGAATCGCCTCCAGCATGCGCTGGTGGCTGTGTTCGGTGCCGTCGCCCAGGCGTTCGACCCATTCGCCGGAGCGGCGCAGGTGATAGGTGACTTCCTTCAGCGCCTTGGCGGCGATCCCGGCGATGCGTTCGTCGCTGGATCGGACCAGGCCCTTGAGCACTTCCAGGTGCCAGGCGTCGTAGAGAAACTGCTTGAGCATGGTCACGGCGAAATCGCCGTTGGGTTGTTCCACCAGCAGCAGGTTGCGGTAGGCCCGCTCGTCGCGGCGGAAGGCCAGGTGGTCGGCGTCGCGGCCGTCTGCCAGCAGCTCGGCCGCGTAGTCCAGCCAGTTGCGCGCCTGGCCCACCAGGTCGAGGCCGACGTTCATCAGCGCCAGTTCTTCTTCCAGGACTGGCGCGCGGCCGCACCACTGGCACAGGCGCTGGCCCTGGATCAGGGCGCTGTCGCCCAGGCGCAGCAGGTACTGGATCAGTTGGTTTTGTGTGTTCATGCCCGACCTCACATATGCCCGACTTCGGCCGGTAGCTCGTAGAAGCTGGCGTGGCGATAGACCTTGTCGTCCGCCGGATCGAACAGCGGGTCCTTTTCGTCCGGGGACGAGGCGATGATCAGGGCCGAGGGCACTACCCACAGGCTCACGCCTTCGCTGCGGCGGGTGTAGAGCTCGCGGGCGTTCTCGATGGCCATGGCGCTGTCGGCGGCATGCACGCTGCCCACATGCTTGTGGTTGAGGCCGTGCTTGCTGCGCACGAAGACTTCGAAGAGGGTCCATTCAGACATAAGGGTGACTCCACATCAGGGGCACAAGCGCTGTAACCCGGGCCGCAGGCCGCGGCCTGGGTTCATGCGGCGTTTTTGTCGGTTTTCTTGCGGGCGTGGGCGACTGCGGCTTCGCGTACCCAGGCGCCGTTCTCGATGGCTTTGCGGCGGGTGGCGACGCGTTCCTGGTTGCAAGGGCCGTTGCCCTTGAGCACCTCGTAGAATTCGTCCCATTGGATCTCGCCGAAGTCGTAGTGGCCGCGTTCGGAGTTCCACGCCAGGTCCGGGTCCGGGCAGGTGCAGCCGAGCAGCTCCAGCTGCGGGATGGTCTGGTCGATGAAGCGCTGGCGCAGTTCGTCGTTGCTCTGGCGCTTGATCTTCCAGGCCATCGATTGCGCGCTGTTGGGCGAGTGTTCGTCGCTGGGGCCGAACATCATCAGGGCCGGCCACCACAGGCGGTTGATGGCGTCCTGGACCATGTCCTTCTGCGCCTGGTTACCCTCGCGCATCATGGTCAGGAGGATTTCGTAGCCCTGGCGCTGGTGGAAGCTCTCTTCCTTGCAGATGCGCACCATGGCCCGGGAGTAGGGGCCGTAGGAGGTTCGTTGCAGCACCACCTGGTTGACGATCGCCGCACCATCCACCAGCCAGCCCACCGCGCCCATGTCGGCCCAGTTCAGCGTTGGGTAGTTGAAGATGCTGGAGTACTTGGCGCGGCCGCTGTGCAGCTTGGCGATTTCCTCGTCGCGGTCGGCGCCCAGGGTCTCCATGGCGCTGTACAGGTACAGGCCGTGGCCGGCTTCGTCCTGGATCTTGGCCATCAGTTGCAGCTTGCGCTTGAGAGTCGGGGCGCGGGTTACCCAGTTACCTTCCGGCAGCATGCCGACGATTTCCGAATGGGCGTGCTGGGAGATCTGCCGGATCAGGGTTTGCCGGTAGGCATCCGGCATCCAGTTCTTGGCTTCGATCTTGATTTCCGCATCGATTTTTTCTTGGAAGGCACGTTCCTGTTCGGACATCTGCGAATAGGGCTTGATGCTTTTGACTCCGGTCTCTATCAGCTGTGCGTACATGGTGGGTCTCCTGCCGTGAAGGATTGCCTGGGCATAGGGAACTTTATATGTGATACAAAAATAAATATCAAACACAAAATAAAGTGTCATATGTTTTTTCGTATCGCTTTGCTTGCCACAGGTTTTCGCGAAGGCGAAAAAAAGCCCCGCCGAAGCGAGGCCTTGAGAGGCAGTGGGCTTAGTTTTGTCGATTGTCTACTACATGGCTGGCCTTGCCCTCGGAGCGCTTGAGAGAAAAGGCCGGACGTAAAACGATACGGGAGCTGATACCAATATAGGTTTTTATGTGCCTACTCAGTTCGCCGCAAATGGCGTTCTGCTGTTCGTCGCTCAGTTGCCGGTGTTCGTTCTTGAGTTCCACATGCACCTCGACGCTGTCGAGATTGCCGTTGCGGTGCAGGTGGATCTCATAGCACTCGCCGAGTTGCCGGACCTTGAGCACCTGTTCCTCGATCTGCGTCGGGAACACGTTGACCCCGCGGATGATCAGCATGTCGTCGCTGCGTCCGGTGATCTTGTCGATGCGCCGCATGGGGCGGGCGGTACCGGGTAAAAGGCGGGTCAGGTCGCGGGTGCGATAGCGGATCATCGGCAAGGCTTCCTTGCTCAGCGATGTGAACACCAGCTCGCCCATCTGGCCGTCCGGCAGCACCTCGCCGGTCACCGGGTCGATGATCTCCGGATAGAAATGGTCTTCCCAGAGGGTCGGCCCGTCCTTGGTCTCGGCGCACTCCATGGCCACGCCTGGCCCCATGATTTCCGAGAGCCCATAGATATCCAGCGCGGTGATACCCAGTCGTTGCTCGATGGCGCTGCGCAGTTCGGCGGTCCAGGGCTCGGCGCCGAAGATGCCCAGGCGCAGCGCGAGCGTTTGCGGGTCGATGCCCTGGCGCTCGATCTCGTCGGCGATGTTGAGCATGTAGGAGGGGGTGACCATGATGATGTCCGGCTGGAAGTCCTTGATCAGTTGCACCTGCTTTTCGGTCTGGCCGCCAGACATCGGAATCACCGTGCAGCCCAGGCGCTCGGCGCCGTAGTGCGCCCCCAGGCCACCGGTGAACAGGCCATAGCCGTAGGACACATGGACCTTGTCGCCGCGCCGGCCCCCGGCGGCGCGAATCGAGCGCGCCACCACCTTGGCCCAGGTGTCGATGTCGTTCTGGGTGTAGCCGACCACCGTCGGCTTGCCGGTGGTGCCGCTGGAGGCATGCAGGCGCACCACGTCCTGCACCGGTACGGCGAACATGCCGTAGGGGTAGTTGTCGCGCAGGTCGGACTTACTGGTGAACGGGAATCTCGCCAGGTCCTCCAGGTGGCGCACGTCGTCCGGGTGAACCCCCAGGGCGTCGAAGCGCTGGCGGTACAGCGGCACATTCCGATAGGCGTGGTTCAGGCTCCAGCGCAGGCGTTCCAGCTGGTGCTGGCGCAACTGATCGACACTGGCGGTCTCCAGCGGGTCCAGCAGGGGATCAAGCACGGCTTTGGCAATTGGCATGTTCATGGCATCACTCGAATTATTGTTGTGTTGCGACCCGCCGGCGGGCGGACCTTGAGTGCCTGCGCCAAGAATACCCGTCGGGGTTCCGGGCGCGGGTGTATCCGGTCTTAAAGTCGTTCGATGATCAGGGCGATGCCCTGGCCCACGCCGATGCACATAGTGCACAAGGCGTAGCGGCCCTGGCGCTGCTCCAGTTCGTGCAACGCGGTGGTCACCAGGCGCGCGCCGCTCATGCCCAGCGGATGGCCCAGGGCGATGGCGCCGCCGTTGGGGTTGACCCGCGCGTCGTCGTCCGCCAGGCCCAGTTCGCGCAGCACCGCCAGGCCCTGGGCGGCGAACGCCTCGTTGAGCTCGATCACGTCCATGTCCGAGAGATCCAGTCGGGCCAGTTCCAGCACCTTGCGCGTGGCCGGCACCGGGCCGATGCCCATGATCCGCGGCTCGACCCCGGCGGTGGCCATGGCCAGTACCCGGGCTCGGGCCTTGAGGCCGTAGCGTTGTGCGCTCGCGGCATCAGCCAGCAACAGGGCGCAGGCACCGTCGTTGACGCCCGAGGCATTGCCCGCGGTGACGCTGCCGCCCTGGCGGAATGGCGTGCCGAGCCTTTGCAGCTGTTCCAGGGTGGTGTCGCCCCTGGGGTGTTCGTCGTGTTCGACCAGGGTCGGCGGGCCCTTGCGCTGGGGAATGGGCACCGGGACCATTTCCCGGGCCAGGCGCCCACTGGCTTGCGCGGCGGCGGCACGCTGCTGGCTGCGCAGGGCAAAGGCGTCCTGGTCGGCGCGGGATATACCGAACTGCTCGGCGACGTTTTCCGCGGTTTCCGGCATCGAGTCGATGCCGAAACCTTGCTCCATCAGCGGATTGACGAAGCGCCAGCCAAGGGTGGTGTCGAACAGCTCGGCCTGGCGGGAGAACGCCGTCTGCGCCTTGCCCATCACCAGCGGCGCGCGGGACATCGATTCAACGCCCCCGGCCAGCACCAGCCCGGCCTCGCCACAGCGCAGGGCGCGAGCGGCGGTGCCGATGGCATCCAGGCCGGAGCCGCACAGGCGGTTGAGCGTAGTGCCGGGGACTTCCACCGGCAACCCGGCCAGCAGCGCCGACATGCGCGCCACATTGCGGTTGTCTTCGCCGGCCTGGTTGGCGCAGCCAAGGATCACCTCGTCGACGCGGTGCCAGTCGACGCCGGGGTTGCGCTGCATCAGCGCGCGCAAGGGCACCGCGCCCAGGTCGTCGGCCCGCACGCTGCTCAAGGCACCGCCGTAGCGGCCGATCGGGGTACGGACCGCATCGATGATCAGGGCATCATTCATGAGGATTCTCCGGCGCCAGCACCGGGCCGCGCACTTTGTAGGATTTGCCGTGGAACAGGGCGATCAGCACGCCTTGCTGGTTCTCGATCCGCACGTCGTAGTTGCCGGTCCGGCCGTTGCGGCTCTGCTCGACGCAGTCGGCGGTCAGGGTGTCGCCCAGACGCGCCGGCGCGATGTAGTCGATGCTGCAACCGATGGCCACCGTGGCTTCGTCGTAGGTGTTGCAGGCGAAGGCGAAAGCCGAGTCCGCGAGGGCGAACAGGAAGCCGCCGTGGCAGGTGCCGTGGCCCTGGAGCATGTCTTCGCGCACGCTCATGCCGAGGCGGGCGGCGCCCGGCGCTACCGACAACAGCCGCATGTCCAGTGCCTGGCTGGCGTTGTCGCGCTTGAACAGGCTTTGCGCGCAAGCGCTGGCAAGGCTCATGGCGGGTTGGTCAATCATGCAGCGTCCTCCCTTCGGCAAGCCGGCGACGCAGCAGTAGGGACGTTCGATAACGTTCCTCGCCATAGGCCGCCTGCAGGTTTTGCAGAACCTCGACTACCTTCGCCAGGCCCAGGCGGTCGGCCCAGGCCAGAGGGCCTTCGGGGTAATTGACCCCGGCGCGCATGGCCAGGTCGATGTCTGCCGCCGAGGCCACGCCGTGCAGCAGGGCGTCGGCGGCTTCGTTGGCGAGCATGGCCACGGTGCGCAGGACCAGCAGGCCCGGGCTGTCGCTGAGCTGGCTGACCTTGAGGCCGGCGCGCTGCAACAGCGCCACGGCCTGGTCGCGGGCCAGGGGGCTGGTGCTGGCGCAGCAACTGATGGCCAGGCGACCGGCGCTGGCATAGTCATGCGCCAGGTCCAGCAGGATCAGGTTGCTCAGGCCCTGGTCGCGGGCGCGCTGGCAGGCCAGGCGTCCATCG
This portion of the Pseudomonas sp. MRSN 12121 genome encodes:
- the paaI gene encoding hydroxyphenylacetyl-CoA thioesterase PaaI, encoding MIDQPAMSLASACAQSLFKRDNASQALDMRLLSVAPGAARLGMSVREDMLQGHGTCHGGFLFALADSAFAFACNTYDEATVAIGCSIDYIAPARLGDTLTADCVEQSRNGRTGNYDVRIENQQGVLIALFHGKSYKVRGPVLAPENPHE
- the paaK gene encoding phenylacetate--CoA ligase PaaK, which codes for MNMPIAKAVLDPLLDPLETASVDQLRQHQLERLRWSLNHAYRNVPLYRQRFDALGVHPDDVRHLEDLARFPFTSKSDLRDNYPYGMFAVPVQDVVRLHASSGTTGKPTVVGYTQNDIDTWAKVVARSIRAAGGRRGDKVHVSYGYGLFTGGLGAHYGAERLGCTVIPMSGGQTEKQVQLIKDFQPDIIMVTPSYMLNIADEIERQGIDPQTLALRLGIFGAEPWTAELRSAIEQRLGITALDIYGLSEIMGPGVAMECAETKDGPTLWEDHFYPEIIDPVTGEVLPDGQMGELVFTSLSKEALPMIRYRTRDLTRLLPGTARPMRRIDKITGRSDDMLIIRGVNVFPTQIEEQVLKVRQLGECYEIHLHRNGNLDSVEVHVELKNEHRQLSDEQQNAICGELSRHIKTYIGISSRIVLRPAFSLKRSEGKASHVVDNRQN
- the paaA gene encoding 1,2-phenylacetyl-CoA epoxidase subunit PaaA, translating into MYAQLIETGVKSIKPYSQMSEQERAFQEKIDAEIKIEAKNWMPDAYRQTLIRQISQHAHSEIVGMLPEGNWVTRAPTLKRKLQLMAKIQDEAGHGLYLYSAMETLGADRDEEIAKLHSGRAKYSSIFNYPTLNWADMGAVGWLVDGAAIVNQVVLQRTSYGPYSRAMVRICKEESFHQRQGYEILLTMMREGNQAQKDMVQDAINRLWWPALMMFGPSDEHSPNSAQSMAWKIKRQSNDELRQRFIDQTIPQLELLGCTCPDPDLAWNSERGHYDFGEIQWDEFYEVLKGNGPCNQERVATRRKAIENGAWVREAAVAHARKKTDKNAA
- the paaC gene encoding 1,2-phenylacetyl-CoA epoxidase subunit PaaC gives rise to the protein MNTQNQLIQYLLRLGDSALIQGQRLCQWCGRAPVLEEELALMNVGLDLVGQARNWLDYAAELLADGRDADHLAFRRDERAYRNLLLVEQPNGDFAVTMLKQFLYDAWHLEVLKGLVRSSDERIAGIAAKALKEVTYHLRRSGEWVERLGDGTEHSHQRMLEAIPQLWRFTVELSTCDEADNHLHYAGISADPVQVASAWQATVAQVFARATLPLPPPPSHFYLDARRGLHSEHLGILLAEMQALPRAYPDATW
- the paaD gene encoding 1,2-phenylacetyl-CoA epoxidase subunit PaaD; translation: MRPGELISSDRGARALRPGDLEAAWSVLGTVMDPEVPVVSVVDLGIVRDLGWHDGHLQVVVTPTYSGCPATEVIEGDIRAALEIAGFSAPRLQRRLTPAWSTDWITDGGHERLRAYGIAPPAGSRGKRSLMGDSADIRCPQCGSAHTEQISEFGSTACKALHRCRDCLEPFDYFKCI
- the paaB gene encoding 1,2-phenylacetyl-CoA epoxidase subunit PaaB, coding for MSEWTLFEVFVRSKHGLNHKHVGSVHAADSAMAIENARELYTRRSEGVSLWVVPSALIIASSPDEKDPLFDPADDKVYRHASFYELPAEVGHM
- the pcaF gene encoding 3-oxoadipyl-CoA thiolase; translation: MNDALIIDAVRTPIGRYGGALSSVRADDLGAVPLRALMQRNPGVDWHRVDEVILGCANQAGEDNRNVARMSALLAGLPVEVPGTTLNRLCGSGLDAIGTAARALRCGEAGLVLAGGVESMSRAPLVMGKAQTAFSRQAELFDTTLGWRFVNPLMEQGFGIDSMPETAENVAEQFGISRADQDAFALRSQQRAAAAQASGRLAREMVPVPIPQRKGPPTLVEHDEHPRGDTTLEQLQRLGTPFRQGGSVTAGNASGVNDGACALLLADAASAQRYGLKARARVLAMATAGVEPRIMGIGPVPATRKVLELARLDLSDMDVIELNEAFAAQGLAVLRELGLADDDARVNPNGGAIALGHPLGMSGARLVTTALHELEQRQGRYALCTMCIGVGQGIALIIERL
- the paaE gene encoding 1,2-phenylacetyl-CoA epoxidase subunit PaaE, translating into MSKFHRLTIKDVRSETRDAVSIAFEIPQHLQDSFHFTQGQHLVMRTQLDGEEVRRSYSICTGINDGELRIAVKRVAGGRFSAFANERLEPGHCLDVMPPAGHFHVELDPARHGQYLAVAAGSGITPILSIIKSTLETEPHSRFTLLYGNRASSAALFREQLEDLKNRYLQRLNLIFVFSREQQDVDLYNGRIDSEKCARLFSRWLDVQALDAAFICGPQEMTETVRDSLKAHGMAAERIHFELFAAAGNQQRREAREAARQHDAAVSQVTVISDGRALAFDLPRNSQSILDAGNAQGAELPYSCRAGVCSTCKCKVIEGEVEMDSNHALEDYEVAAGYVLSCQSFPISDKVVLDFDQL